One window from the genome of Rhodothermales bacterium encodes:
- a CDS encoding cupin domain-containing protein, translating to MAVKHARQVPAEEVKAGTGTTRQVLIGDDEGPNFAMRKFSMKPGGGMPRHTNTVEHEQYILQGRARIGIGDEEFVVEAGDVVFIPAGIPHWYEASDEGFEFLCMVPNLPDEIRLAP from the coding sequence ATGGCCGTAAAACACGCCAGGCAGGTGCCCGCCGAAGAGGTGAAGGCGGGAACCGGGACCACGCGACAGGTACTGATTGGCGACGATGAAGGACCGAACTTTGCGATGCGCAAGTTCTCGATGAAGCCTGGTGGAGGTATGCCCCGTCACACCAACACCGTCGAGCATGAGCAGTACATTCTTCAGGGTCGGGCCCGGATAGGGATCGGGGATGAAGAATTCGTCGTCGAAGCGGGCGACGTGGTGTTCATTCCGGCCGGCATTCCTCACTGGTACGAAGCATCGGACGAGGGCTTTGAGTTTCTGTGCATGGTGCCGAATCTTCCCGACGAAATCCGGCTCGCG